A region of Planktothrix tepida PCC 9214 DNA encodes the following proteins:
- a CDS encoding DNRLRE domain-containing protein produces the protein MELSQNLVTLKSMVGTQPAMTKIFRVVDLEEGGVQSGEPDEGVSGTPVPRNDLRIPVSPTGEVKDEILFERATDPAQKLYLPRYQLAEEEVSGQRRYRMSMRPDGQKWVLELYLQAYPAPSLEPQIRNAQAIAPQVTVVINYRWQGQPQSLEFQEVTKRDGEQTLKAVLRVNTLEERDKVYAVLTDISYEAALVVRRKVRVATSVTELSPADLQRWKETVKLYPEADSYVIQDSSGSNFGSQPYLEVEPLWKGDGKQKLAYVRFNLSSLPNNVRIDSVNFQMTAFAGYAYGGDGNQYTHLVLDDNWNPTSLTWGNQPQIGEMLGSWWTWYGFDSLPPSRQEPKSIDNRDMTADITPAVRAKLAGNKKISLCVKSYGYRVRYYSSRSSTEAYRPQLIVTYTPFLYQEQNNILDNIVDDTFFFPPLLYQYIFESIKPTLTGQALICRQVPWKGISYRYYQDASDRYRFYYLPDSFEIGRRSDSEGPTISLSFESSDGSFDEEKIRAILEFYAAPVVDANRLEAAARALLNYAPSPLPSGAEGLEFSPLNADERKLQFSLSIPGQIGSVRNARVSLKDGIFDSLTLSLKDFQAVWDAMFSSEVQNTLLTGQVAVEIPGFGRESIPFQCRLPDNKAQIWGTIEKNVPITFTKSITLRTVVATFVQIQSIVVDFDRSDAVELTASNLSASVTVRLPISMIFWGQEDPGTYHYKKRVIRKDGQQTISDWLTTTEEIIYIDGKV, from the coding sequence ATGGAACTGTCGCAAAATTTGGTGACCCTAAAAAGTATGGTTGGCACTCAGCCAGCCATGACCAAAATCTTCAGAGTCGTGGACCTCGAAGAGGGAGGAGTACAGTCAGGAGAGCCGGATGAGGGAGTGTCGGGGACTCCCGTTCCCAGAAACGATCTCAGGATTCCGGTTTCCCCCACGGGTGAAGTCAAAGATGAGATTCTGTTTGAGAGAGCGACTGACCCGGCACAAAAGCTCTATCTGCCTCGCTACCAGCTGGCAGAAGAAGAAGTTTCCGGCCAGCGACGGTATCGCATGTCGATGCGTCCGGACGGTCAGAAGTGGGTTCTGGAGTTGTATCTCCAGGCCTATCCTGCCCCGAGTCTAGAGCCTCAGATCCGCAATGCCCAAGCGATAGCACCCCAAGTTACGGTAGTGATCAACTATCGGTGGCAAGGGCAGCCACAGTCATTGGAATTTCAGGAAGTCACGAAACGAGACGGAGAGCAGACATTAAAAGCCGTCTTGCGAGTGAACACTTTAGAAGAACGAGACAAAGTTTATGCGGTGCTGACTGACATAAGCTATGAAGCTGCCCTCGTCGTCAGGCGCAAGGTGAGGGTGGCAACTTCCGTGACGGAATTATCTCCTGCCGATCTTCAGCGTTGGAAGGAAACCGTTAAGCTCTATCCGGAAGCGGACAGCTATGTCATCCAAGATAGCAGTGGCAGTAACTTCGGCAGCCAGCCGTATCTCGAAGTCGAACCCTTATGGAAGGGGGACGGCAAGCAGAAACTCGCCTATGTGCGCTTCAATCTGAGTTCCCTGCCCAATAACGTCAGAATCGACAGTGTGAACTTTCAAATGACCGCTTTTGCAGGTTATGCCTATGGAGGAGACGGAAACCAGTACACACATTTAGTTTTAGACGACAATTGGAATCCTACCTCGCTCACTTGGGGCAATCAGCCTCAAATTGGCGAGATGCTTGGATCTTGGTGGACTTGGTACGGGTTCGACAGTTTGCCACCGTCGCGCCAGGAGCCGAAAAGCATCGATAACCGCGATATGACCGCAGACATCACACCTGCGGTGAGAGCAAAGTTGGCGGGGAATAAGAAGATTTCCCTGTGTGTTAAAAGCTACGGTTACAGGGTGAGATATTATTCGAGCAGGTCAAGCACGGAAGCCTATCGCCCGCAGCTAATCGTTACCTACACTCCTTTTTTGTATCAGGAACAGAATAATATCCTGGATAACATCGTAGACGACACCTTCTTTTTTCCTCCTTTGCTGTACCAGTACATATTTGAGTCCATCAAACCCACTCTTACAGGACAGGCTTTGATTTGTCGGCAAGTCCCTTGGAAGGGCATTTCGTACCGGTACTACCAGGATGCAAGCGATCGCTATCGATTTTACTACCTGCCGGACAGCTTTGAAATTGGCAGGAGATCGGACTCCGAAGGTCCAACCATTTCCCTGTCCTTTGAGTCGTCTGACGGTTCGTTCGATGAGGAAAAAATCCGAGCGATTCTAGAGTTTTACGCAGCGCCAGTTGTAGATGCTAACAGGCTGGAAGCGGCTGCCAGAGCGCTGCTCAACTATGCGCCCTCTCCTTTGCCGTCAGGGGCTGAAGGTCTGGAGTTCTCGCCTCTGAACGCCGACGAGCGGAAGCTCCAGTTCAGCCTGTCCATTCCCGGACAGATCGGCTCAGTTCGCAACGCTCGAGTCAGCCTTAAGGATGGAATTTTTGACAGTTTGACCTTATCTCTGAAGGATTTTCAAGCTGTTTGGGATGCCATGTTCAGCAGCGAAGTACAAAACACGCTTTTGACGGGACAGGTTGCGGTTGAAATTCCAGGGTTCGGGCGAGAGAGTATCCCATTTCAATGTCGGTTGCCGGATAACAAAGCGCAGATATGGGGGACAATTGAGAAAAATGTACCGATAACTTTTACTAAGTCTATCACGCTTAGGACAGTTGTAGCGACATTTGTACAGATTCAGTCTATTGTGGTGGACTTCGATCGGAGTGATGCTGTAGAACTCACCGCCAGCAACTTGAGTGCCAGCGTGACCGTTCGGTTGCCTATCAGTATGATTTTTTGGGGGCAAGAAGATCCGGGAACCTATCATTACAAAAAGAGAGTGATTCGCAAGGATGGACAGCAAACAATCTCTGATTGGCTGACAACGACAGAGGAAATAATCTACATAGATGGGAAGGTCTAA
- a CDS encoding RNA polymerase sigma factor → MSLNTLSSGVLKCCDHSSDMGQNFWQQWQQYQDYLYRCCVKWMGGNSTDAEDALSQAMLKAWEKVQKYATGEITNFKAWLTTLTHNLCVDLHRTRSRGANRVEDIEVYISGEEQELVAFENTPLCVVETRERKMVIRRAIGNLPTRLRETFILYFYQELPYPEIARKQNISYHNVCKRISEARKILQAELRGYFIGNDGTDKLTG, encoded by the coding sequence ATGAGTTTAAATACTCTCTCATCTGGCGTTTTAAAATGTTGTGATCATTCGTCAGATATGGGTCAAAATTTTTGGCAGCAATGGCAACAGTATCAAGATTACCTTTATCGTTGCTGCGTCAAGTGGATGGGTGGAAATTCAACCGATGCTGAAGATGCGCTCAGTCAGGCAATGCTAAAAGCTTGGGAGAAGGTGCAAAAATATGCCACAGGAGAAATTACTAATTTTAAGGCTTGGCTGACGACACTTACTCATAATCTTTGTGTGGATCTTCATCGAACACGCAGCCGGGGGGCAAATCGAGTTGAAGATATAGAAGTTTACATATCTGGTGAGGAGCAAGAACTGGTTGCTTTTGAGAATACGCCTCTATGTGTAGTGGAGACTCGCGAGAGAAAAATGGTTATTCGTCGCGCTATTGGTAACTTACCAACAAGGCTGCGTGAGACGTTTATTCTGTACTTTTATCAAGAACTTCCTTATCCAGAGATTGCCCGAAAACAAAATATTTCCTATCATAATGTCTGCAAGCGTATTTCCGAAGCACGGAAGATTTTGCAAGCAGAGTTGAGGGGATATTTTATCGGGAACGATGGGACGGATAAGCTGACGGGGTGA
- a CDS encoding SDR family oxidoreductase, whose product MFLVTGATGDLGCSIVQQLCDQEILVRAFARLTSRYAQLEHRGAQIFIGDLTEKRDIEKACQGIQYIISTHSNPNDPLGVDYRSNIDLIDAAKANNVQHFVLISVLGTDRGYQDSPIFKAKREVEKYLESSGLNYTILRPSALASSLLPLAERFKQTGLYLLIGDAKNRTSVVSTDDIARIAIDSVFIEAANQKIIPVGGPEILAREDIYQIFSRVFNREAIVINLPLFLFDGLRGSLGLINSDLYQKLGTLRVLLGNEFFCTAEEIQNLEQLFSIKMESLESYIRRYLSS is encoded by the coding sequence ATGTTCTTAGTCACAGGTGCAACGGGAGATTTAGGCTGTTCCATTGTTCAACAATTATGTGATCAGGAAATTCTGGTGCGAGCTTTTGCGCGTTTAACTTCTCGATATGCTCAATTGGAACACCGAGGGGCTCAGATTTTTATTGGAGATTTAACGGAAAAGCGAGATATTGAAAAAGCCTGTCAAGGTATCCAATATATTATTAGTACCCATAGTAACCCCAATGATCCATTAGGGGTTGATTATCGGTCTAATATTGATTTAATTGATGCAGCAAAAGCCAATAATGTTCAACATTTTGTATTGATTTCTGTGTTAGGAACTGATCGAGGCTATCAAGATTCCCCGATTTTTAAAGCCAAGCGAGAAGTTGAGAAATATTTAGAATCTAGTGGGTTAAATTATACTATTTTAAGACCGTCAGCCTTAGCATCTAGTTTATTACCCTTAGCAGAACGCTTTAAACAAACGGGGCTTTATTTATTAATTGGGGATGCTAAAAATCGAACTTCTGTTGTTAGTACCGATGATATCGCTCGAATTGCCATTGATTCAGTCTTTATCGAAGCAGCAAACCAGAAAATTATTCCTGTAGGGGGGCCAGAAATTCTCGCTAGAGAAGATATTTATCAAATTTTTAGTCGCGTTTTTAATCGAGAAGCGATTGTGATTAATCTGCCTTTATTTTTATTTGATGGACTACGAGGAAGTTTAGGATTAATTAATTCTGATTTATATCAAAAATTAGGAACATTACGAGTTTTATTAGGTAATGAATTCTTCTGCACGGCGGAGGAAATTCAAAACTTAGAGCAACTTTTTTCGATTAAAATGGAAAGTTTAGAAAGTTACATTCGTCGGTATTTAAGCAGTTAA
- a CDS encoding DNA-processing protein DprA — protein MNHPILSPDTQAILLLCASFGQNRLSQPQPLTLTEYNLLAVWLQENQMRPGDLLSSNIKNKLQDIAIEKLDIQRIQALLERGVMLSLAVEKWTTQGLWILGRGDSQYPKRLKQRLKHKAPAILYGIGNIELLSAGGLAIVGSRDVTEQEIDYTQTIAKTCAEEGIQVISGGARGVDQISMLGILEAGGTAVGVLADSLIKTSVNGKYRNSIAEGRLTLISPYDPNAGFNTGNAMGRNKYIYALADYGLIVSSGYQTGGTWAGATEALSKIKDIPVFVRMQDTIPEGNQELVKQGAQPFPIIPASSSLKGLLRTVLEAVNSEVEAIDQLTLKDMNQTTFSQPKLEEKTQGSEHQVTDTIPTVFPMSPKDIYEAVLPFILAHLHQPLDTKSIAERLEVRQGQMQDWLNRAVAEGKVKKTKKPVAYVINQQLTQLSLLPEME, from the coding sequence ATGAATCATCCTATCCTATCACCCGATACTCAAGCGATTTTGTTGTTATGTGCCAGCTTTGGACAAAATCGACTTTCTCAACCCCAACCTCTGACGCTAACTGAGTATAATCTCTTAGCAGTTTGGCTTCAGGAAAATCAAATGCGACCAGGAGATTTATTAAGTTCAAACATCAAAAATAAATTGCAAGATATTGCTATTGAAAAGCTTGATATCCAGCGCATCCAAGCTTTACTAGAAAGGGGTGTGATGCTGAGTTTAGCAGTGGAAAAATGGACAACTCAAGGACTCTGGATACTGGGACGGGGTGACAGTCAATATCCTAAACGTTTAAAGCAGAGATTGAAACACAAAGCTCCTGCAATTCTTTATGGAATTGGTAATATAGAATTACTCTCTGCTGGAGGGTTAGCGATTGTTGGTTCTCGTGATGTTACTGAACAGGAAATTGACTATACTCAGACCATCGCAAAAACTTGCGCTGAAGAGGGAATACAGGTCATTTCTGGCGGTGCTCGTGGGGTCGATCAAATTTCAATGTTAGGGATATTAGAAGCGGGTGGAACGGCTGTTGGGGTGTTAGCTGATAGTTTAATTAAAACCTCTGTAAATGGTAAATATCGCAATAGTATTGCTGAAGGTAGATTAACTTTAATTTCTCCTTATGATCCGAATGCTGGCTTCAACACGGGTAATGCAATGGGTCGAAATAAATATATTTATGCTTTAGCCGATTATGGTTTAATTGTTAGTTCTGGTTATCAAACAGGTGGAACTTGGGCGGGAGCAACAGAAGCACTTTCAAAAATTAAAGATATACCCGTTTTTGTACGGATGCAAGATACTATACCGGAAGGGAATCAAGAATTAGTTAAACAAGGAGCCCAACCTTTTCCTATAATACCTGCATCTTCTTCGTTAAAAGGACTATTAAGAACGGTATTGGAGGCAGTTAATTCAGAAGTTGAAGCAATAGATCAATTAACTCTAAAAGATATGAATCAAACGACTTTCTCTCAACCCAAACTTGAGGAAAAAACACAAGGATCTGAGCATCAAGTTACAGACACTATCCCGACAGTTTTTCCGATGAGTCCAAAGGATATTTATGAAGCAGTTTTACCCTTCATCCTGGCTCATTTACATCAACCTTTAGATACGAAATCCATTGCTGAACGTTTGGAAGTCCGACAAGGACAAATGCAAGATTGGTTAAATAGAGCCGTTGCTGAAGGGAAAGTAAAAAAAACCAAGAAACCCGTTGCTTATGTTATTAATCAACAACTGACTCAATTGTCTCTACTTCCTGAAATGGAATAA
- a CDS encoding RecQ family ATP-dependent DNA helicase: MTNELKQEALELLRTALNNKTAEFRDGQWEAIQTLIENRSRLLVVQRTGWGKSLVYFLPTRLLRNRGYGPTLIISPLLALMRNQIAAAERIKLKAATINSTNTEDWEQVKNQLLADEIDLLLISPERLANAEFRETILLPISKKIGLFVVDEAHCISDWGHDFRPDYRHIVRILNDLPSNIPSIATTATANNRVVNDIITQLGTNLQVSRGTLTRQSLQLQNIYIPSPAARMAWLAEHLPNLPGSGIIYTLTVKDSERVADWLSRQGIVAKAYNSQLKNEDRLILEDQLLNNEIKALVATTALGMGFDKPDLGFVIHYQRPGSVVHYYQQVGRAVEQAYGILLNGDEDEDITNYFIRTAFPPEAHTQEVLNALNQADNGLSVVQLEQKLNLSRGQIEKVLKLLSLEFPSPVTKIESKWNATPTAVNYQPNTEKIEQLTQIRLAEQFQMQEYMKSQQCLMAFLAEALDDSNPTYCGKCAVCLGQPLIPETYSIELVNQAIQYLRRSDQIIEPRKQWASQALLTYSFSGNIKNNLKAEPGRALSLWGDAGWGELVKKGKYQDNYFNDELVKGAFDMIQRWQPQPSPTWVTCVPSLNRPELVPNFAQRLANQLNLPFIPVVRKIKPNQQQKEMSNSYQQAHNLDGVFEVYIENVMNGAVFLIDDMVDSRWTLTVIVALLKQAGSGAVFPLALALNYLEKAD; the protein is encoded by the coding sequence ATGACCAACGAACTTAAACAAGAAGCGTTAGAACTTCTCAGAACTGCTCTTAATAATAAAACTGCTGAATTTAGAGACGGACAATGGGAAGCCATTCAAACTTTAATTGAAAACCGTTCCCGTCTTCTTGTGGTTCAACGCACAGGTTGGGGTAAAAGTTTAGTTTATTTTCTCCCCACTCGCTTGTTAAGAAATCGAGGATACGGCCCCACTTTGATTATTTCACCGTTACTTGCTTTGATGCGAAACCAAATTGCAGCCGCCGAACGAATTAAGCTTAAAGCAGCAACTATTAACTCCACAAATACAGAAGATTGGGAACAAGTTAAAAATCAGTTACTCGCCGATGAAATTGATCTTTTATTGATTTCACCCGAACGACTTGCTAACGCAGAATTTCGAGAAACAATACTCTTACCTATTTCTAAAAAAATCGGTTTATTTGTTGTTGATGAAGCCCATTGTATTTCTGACTGGGGGCATGACTTTCGCCCGGATTATCGTCACATTGTTAGAATTTTAAATGATTTACCTTCTAATATTCCTTCTATAGCAACAACGGCTACAGCAAACAATCGAGTAGTTAATGATATTATCACTCAATTAGGAACAAATTTGCAAGTTTCCAGAGGAACTTTAACTCGCCAAAGCTTACAACTACAAAATATTTATATTCCCAGTCCAGCCGCTAGAATGGCATGGTTAGCTGAACATCTGCCGAACTTACCCGGAAGCGGAATTATCTACACATTAACTGTTAAAGATAGTGAAAGAGTTGCAGATTGGTTAAGCAGACAAGGAATTGTGGCTAAAGCTTATAACAGTCAGCTAAAAAATGAAGATAGATTAATTTTAGAAGACCAACTTCTGAATAATGAAATTAAAGCGTTAGTCGCTACAACGGCTTTAGGTATGGGTTTTGATAAACCAGATTTAGGATTTGTGATTCATTATCAACGTCCGGGTTCTGTTGTGCATTATTATCAACAAGTCGGACGAGCCGTAGAACAAGCTTATGGAATTCTTTTAAATGGGGATGAAGACGAGGACATTACTAACTATTTTATTAGAACTGCTTTTCCTCCCGAAGCCCATACTCAGGAGGTTTTAAATGCTCTTAATCAAGCGGATAATGGCTTGTCTGTTGTTCAACTTGAGCAAAAATTGAATCTTTCTAGGGGACAAATTGAGAAAGTGTTAAAATTACTCTCTTTGGAATTTCCCTCACCTGTAACTAAGATAGAATCTAAATGGAATGCTACCCCTACAGCAGTTAATTATCAACCCAATACAGAGAAAATTGAACAGTTGACCCAAATTCGTCTTGCTGAACAATTTCAAATGCAAGAATACATGAAAAGTCAACAGTGCTTAATGGCTTTTCTCGCCGAAGCTTTAGATGATTCTAATCCAACTTACTGTGGTAAATGTGCGGTGTGTTTAGGTCAACCTTTAATCCCAGAAACTTACTCAATAGAATTAGTTAATCAAGCAATTCAATATTTACGTCGTAGCGACCAAATCATTGAACCTCGAAAACAATGGGCATCACAAGCTTTATTAACATACAGCTTTTCTGGTAATATTAAAAACAATTTAAAAGCTGAACCTGGAAGGGCGTTATCTCTTTGGGGTGATGCAGGTTGGGGAGAATTAGTTAAAAAAGGAAAATATCAAGATAATTATTTTAATGATGAGTTAGTGAAGGGTGCTTTTGACATGATTCAACGATGGCAACCGCAACCTTCCCCGACTTGGGTTACTTGTGTTCCTTCTTTAAATCGTCCAGAACTTGTGCCGAATTTTGCTCAAAGATTGGCTAATCAATTAAATTTACCGTTTATTCCAGTGGTGCGAAAAATTAAACCCAATCAACAACAAAAAGAGATGAGTAACAGTTACCAACAAGCGCATAATTTAGATGGGGTTTTTGAAGTTTATATTGAGAATGTCATGAATGGTGCTGTTTTCTTAATAGATGATATGGTCGATTCTCGTTGGACATTGACGGTCATTGTAGCCCTATTAAAACAAGCGGGTAGCGGTGCTGTTTTTCCCCTTGCTTTAGCGTTAAATTATTTGGAAAAAGCCGATTAA
- a CDS encoding permease, which produces MSATFIHQFNSGFTLFLSLLVEAIPFLLLGVLFSSLLLWFVDEQKLLSYIPPHPLLGAFVGSLVGFLFPVCECGNVPVARRLLLQGVPSSVAIGFLFAAPTINPIVIWSTWTAFRDQPEIVILRVLFSLTIATILGWVFSVQKDLRPIVQPAIARALPIVDPPQPSDSEVKGASLLQSGTYFLGESEERLRLESLPAWKTQKLLKKPAKKAPVAVKPVRAPWKTIFFTPTKERWGSMLENMVQEFRELGGVLVLGSFIAALIQVAVPREFILNLGQSPVTSILAMLLLAGIVSICSTVDSFFALSFSSAFSSGALLAFLVFGPMIDIKTVGLILSVFKPRAVFYLVILAFQLTFLLTLAVNLNFS; this is translated from the coding sequence ATGTCAGCAACATTCATCCATCAATTTAATAGCGGTTTTACGCTATTCCTCAGCTTACTGGTTGAAGCGATCCCCTTTTTACTCTTGGGGGTGTTATTTTCCAGTTTGCTGTTGTGGTTTGTCGATGAACAGAAACTCTTATCCTATATTCCTCCCCATCCCCTCCTAGGGGCGTTTGTGGGAAGTTTAGTCGGGTTTCTGTTTCCTGTGTGCGAATGTGGGAACGTTCCCGTCGCCCGTCGGTTACTATTGCAAGGGGTTCCTTCATCGGTGGCCATTGGTTTTTTATTCGCCGCCCCCACTATTAACCCCATTGTCATCTGGTCAACTTGGACAGCGTTTCGAGATCAACCGGAAATCGTCATTTTACGGGTTTTATTTTCTTTAACCATTGCTACGATTTTAGGCTGGGTTTTTAGTGTCCAGAAGGACTTAAGGCCCATTGTTCAACCCGCTATCGCCCGTGCGTTACCCATCGTTGACCCTCCTCAACCCTCTGACTCTGAGGTTAAAGGTGCTTCCTTGCTTCAGTCAGGAACCTATTTTTTAGGGGAGTCCGAAGAACGTCTGCGCCTAGAGTCCCTTCCCGCTTGGAAAACTCAAAAACTCCTGAAAAAACCCGCAAAAAAAGCACCTGTCGCTGTTAAACCTGTCCGTGCACCTTGGAAAACAATATTTTTTACTCCCACAAAAGAACGTTGGGGTTCAATGTTAGAAAATATGGTGCAGGAATTTCGAGAATTAGGAGGAGTATTAGTCTTAGGAAGTTTTATCGCTGCACTCATTCAAGTGGCGGTTCCCCGTGAATTTATTCTCAATTTAGGTCAAAGTCCGGTGACATCAATTTTAGCGATGTTATTATTGGCGGGAATCGTTTCCATTTGTTCAACCGTTGATTCATTTTTTGCCCTCTCTTTCTCGTCTGCATTTAGCAGTGGAGCACTGTTAGCCTTTTTAGTTTTTGGGCCAATGATTGATATTAAAACCGTTGGTTTAATATTATCGGTTTTTAAACCCAGGGCGGTTTTTTATCTTGTTATTCTGGCTTTTCAGTTAACCTTTTTATTGACCCTAGCGGTTAACTTGAATTTCAGTTAA
- a CDS encoding TIGR03943 family putative permease subunit has product MTHLKPKIIHFYQQFSTKLDNPWLDVVALFLWGILLLKYWITGKLYILIHPNYFGLTVAAGVTLLVLGGLKAKQIIQETSSPTVQHITLFPKGWSSVLLIFTACLGLLITPQMFGAQAALQRGLTESLPMTRAQPQEFRTAIKPENRSLIEWVRLLNVNPEPDAYKGQKAKVTGFVIYPPDLPQNYIWLGRFILTCCAADAYPVGLPVLLPEGKSRQLYAQDTWLEIEGEMYTETFNNQRKLTIKAQNIKAILPPKNPYDY; this is encoded by the coding sequence ATGACGCATCTAAAGCCAAAAATCATCCATTTCTATCAGCAATTTTCCACTAAATTAGACAACCCTTGGTTAGATGTTGTCGCTCTATTCCTCTGGGGAATTTTATTATTAAAATATTGGATCACTGGAAAACTTTATATTCTCATTCATCCCAATTATTTTGGATTAACCGTTGCTGCGGGTGTGACATTGTTGGTGTTAGGGGGATTAAAAGCTAAACAAATAATTCAAGAAACTTCATCCCCAACGGTACAACATATCACCTTATTTCCCAAAGGGTGGAGTAGTGTATTATTAATCTTTACAGCTTGTTTGGGATTATTGATCACCCCCCAAATGTTCGGAGCTCAAGCTGCATTACAACGCGGGTTAACGGAATCTTTACCCATGACTCGTGCTCAACCCCAGGAATTTAGAACCGCCATTAAACCGGAAAATCGTTCCTTAATTGAATGGGTGAGATTACTGAATGTTAATCCTGAACCCGATGCTTATAAAGGTCAAAAAGCAAAAGTTACTGGGTTTGTCATTTATCCTCCTGATTTACCCCAAAATTATATTTGGTTAGGACGATTTATTCTAACCTGTTGTGCGGCGGATGCTTACCCGGTCGGGCTTCCGGTTTTACTTCCTGAAGGCAAATCTCGACAATTATATGCTCAAGATACTTGGTTAGAAATAGAAGGAGAAATGTATACAGAAACTTTTAATAATCAACGCAAATTAACCATTAAAGCTCAAAACATTAAAGCCATTCTTCCTCCTAAAAATCCCTACGACTATTAA
- a CDS encoding succinate dehydrogenase/fumarate reductase iron-sulfur subunit: MEIKFNIVRQSPNSFPQVQSYFLDVEPGNTILDCLNRIKWEQDGTLAFRKNCRNTICGSCSMRINNRSALACKENIGSEVARLQKIAEANSEPSQFNDIPEMTIAPMGNLPVIKDLVVEMNRFWDNLEAVEPYVSTAGRAIPEREFLQTPEERAKLDQMGNCILCGACYSDCNAVEVNPNFVGPHALAKAQRMVADLRDAKTEQRLEHYNEGTKGVWGCTRCFNCNSVCPMEVAPLDQITKIKHEILERKDADASRAIRHRKVLLELVKQGGWVDERKFAVMVVGNYFRDLKGLLSLGPVGMRVLMRGKFPFTFEPSEGTETVRSLIESIQELEKQP, from the coding sequence ATGGAAATTAAGTTTAATATTGTTAGGCAAAGTCCTAATTCTTTTCCCCAAGTACAAAGTTATTTCCTCGATGTTGAACCGGGAAATACCATTCTGGACTGTCTTAACCGCATAAAATGGGAACAGGATGGAACCTTAGCCTTTAGAAAAAACTGCCGCAATACGATTTGTGGTAGTTGTTCGATGCGAATTAATAACCGTTCTGCCTTAGCTTGTAAAGAAAATATTGGCAGTGAAGTTGCCCGTTTACAAAAAATTGCGGAGGCGAATTCTGAGCCATCCCAGTTCAATGATATTCCAGAAATGACGATTGCCCCAATGGGGAATTTACCCGTTATTAAAGACTTAGTTGTGGAGATGAACCGCTTTTGGGACAACCTAGAAGCCGTTGAACCTTATGTCAGTACCGCAGGACGGGCTATTCCTGAACGAGAATTTCTGCAAACTCCTGAAGAACGGGCTAAACTTGACCAAATGGGCAACTGTATCCTCTGTGGCGCTTGTTACTCTGACTGTAACGCCGTCGAAGTTAACCCCAATTTTGTTGGCCCCCACGCCTTAGCCAAAGCTCAACGGATGGTGGCGGACTTGCGGGATGCTAAAACCGAACAACGCCTCGAACATTATAACGAAGGCACAAAGGGAGTTTGGGGCTGTACCCGTTGCTTTAACTGTAATTCTGTTTGTCCGATGGAAGTCGCTCCCCTAGATCAGATTACCAAAATTAAGCATGAAATCCTAGAACGCAAAGACGCCGATGCGAGTCGTGCCATTCGTCACCGCAAAGTCTTACTGGAATTGGTAAAACAGGGCGGTTGGGTCGATGAGCGCAAATTTGCTGTAATGGTAGTAGGGAATTATTTCCGCGATCTCAAGGGGTTACTCAGCTTAGGGCCCGTCGGAATGCGGGTACTGATGCGAGGTAAGTTTCCTTTCACTTTTGAACCCTCTGAAGGGACAGAAACCGTGCGATCGCTAATTGAATCAATTCAAGAGTTAGAAAAACAACCATGA
- a CDS encoding chlorophyll a/b-binding protein: protein MTSPTPSTATPDEPNPQPEPAMGWTRYAEQTNGRFAMVGFVLLIVLEFFTHQDLFTWLGLR, encoded by the coding sequence ATGACTTCTCCAACACCTTCTACAGCTACCCCGGACGAACCGAACCCTCAACCCGAACCTGCAATGGGTTGGACTCGCTATGCTGAACAAACTAATGGCCGTTTTGCGATGGTAGGATTTGTTCTGTTAATTGTATTGGAATTTTTTACCCATCAGGATTTATTTACCTGGTTAGGTTTACGTTAA